A genomic window from Oscillospiraceae bacterium includes:
- a CDS encoding MFS transporter, with translation MKINKTNSRLYYIYNLNDEKAKGRCVMLASSLLSTIITYFSSGVFYTAFMRLNDISMSDMGIITYLPILANCFSLFSPMFLERFAKRRWVLVPCRLFAYAISTLGILVLPDLINNTEKLKLAFAFVLFISNAIHAMLSSGWSVWHVNFIPPETRNEFFSFNQIITACVSGVVLLGSGFLADALKGTPYELEVIKAMRIAAFVVAMFEALVLLSPKEYSYEDPAKKGFLVKIFTLPVKNRKFMATMYVILMWSFMASLTSSSMTYYLLDIGLGFSLISAVDVSYSLFLLFISPIWRRLLNRWGWIETFGVTILMDAPITFLYSFVTKSNYFWIYPAVRLTQHALGVGMNLSWANLPYLNLPENGKTYFFSFYSFTTNLATFFGVVCGAVFISISNNGYFTIFGSGEISAVRLLMISQAIIQPMIAIYIFKNRKTINPES, from the coding sequence TTGAAAATCAATAAAACAAACAGTAGGCTTTATTATATTTACAACCTTAATGATGAAAAAGCGAAGGGAAGATGCGTTATGCTCGCATCTTCTCTCCTTTCCACAATAATTACATATTTTTCAAGCGGCGTTTTTTATACGGCGTTTATGCGTTTAAACGATATTTCCATGTCGGATATGGGAATTATCACATATCTGCCCATATTGGCAAACTGTTTTTCGCTGTTTTCGCCGATGTTCCTCGAACGCTTCGCAAAAAGAAGATGGGTGCTGGTTCCTTGCCGGCTTTTTGCTTATGCTATCAGTACGCTTGGAATATTGGTACTGCCCGATCTGATAAATAATACCGAAAAGCTTAAGCTGGCGTTTGCTTTTGTTCTTTTTATTTCAAATGCAATTCATGCGATGCTGTCAAGCGGATGGTCGGTATGGCATGTCAATTTTATTCCTCCTGAGACTCGAAACGAATTCTTTTCATTCAATCAAATCATTACAGCGTGTGTTTCAGGAGTCGTTTTGCTCGGCTCAGGATTTTTGGCGGATGCATTGAAGGGCACACCTTATGAGCTCGAAGTTATAAAAGCAATGCGTATCGCCGCATTTGTTGTCGCCATGTTCGAAGCGCTTGTTCTTCTTTCACCTAAAGAATATAGTTATGAAGATCCCGCAAAAAAAGGTTTTCTTGTAAAAATTTTCACTTTGCCGGTAAAAAACCGCAAGTTTATGGCGACCATGTATGTGATACTAATGTGGTCGTTCATGGCGTCGCTTACTTCATCATCTATGACATATTATTTATTAGATATCGGGCTCGGATTTTCGCTTATTTCTGCTGTCGACGTGTCATATTCGCTGTTTTTGCTTTTCATTTCTCCGATATGGCGCCGATTATTAAACAGATGGGGATGGATTGAGACCTTTGGAGTAACGATATTAATGGATGCTCCAATTACTTTTCTGTATTCGTTTGTCACAAAATCCAATTATTTTTGGATTTACCCTGCCGTAAGGCTGACTCAACACGCGCTGGGCGTAGGTATGAATTTGTCCTGGGCTAATTTACCTTACTTGAATCTTCCCGAAAACGGCAAAACATATTTTTTTTCATTTTATTCGTTCACAACGAACCTTGCCACATTTTTCGGAGTTGTATGCGGCGCTGTGTTCATATCTATTTCAAATAACGGTTATTTTACGATTTTTGGCAGCGGAGAAATTTCGGCCGTAAGACTTTTAATGATTTCTCAGGCGATTATTCAACCTATGATCGCAATATATATATTCAAGAACAGAAAAACGATTAATCCCGAATCTTGA